The window ttttgtttatttttagttatgttTGTGCTACCAATTTTGGTCTAATAATTATAAGTGTTTAAGTTAgaatataatgaaaaattatttacttgaaGATTATTTCAAACACTAATTTTCTTGAAGAAAATGATAGTAATTGTGTTggtatgatttgatttttgatatgtaattatatatatatatatatatatatatatatatatatatatatatattatgaaagagaatttaatttttattggactgaaattgttattttaaaagtttattaccATGAATTTAGTATAAATTTTCCCACTTGGGCTAATAAATGTATCATTGTATCCCTGCAAATTTTGTGTGAAGTTTATTCCCGTAAATTTTGACTggactaataaattttaattttataggaCAAAAAtctttagtaaatttttttattcatgtgaaataaaagtaaagtttgtaacttgtttttataaaaaaaatattcatccagGTGTTACATGTTATATATCTAATATGGTAGGTTAAGTTTAAATTTCTCTTcctatattcataaaaaaaatatttatctccattttttatatatttttcatatctttTATGTCcgtaaaataaatcattcaataAATGATTTAAGtcaataaagagaaaattacatttaaattaaaattattataaaaaatcataatttcatcataataataatttagatattaatgtGATTTCAGATAAATTGTTCATCCCATGTATTGagtgaaaattttatatttgcttttataaaaaagtatttatccttatgatatataatttttattttgatatattggCAGATACgtattaattataaaagaaatctcaaataatttatttaagcgagaagataataaatgaaaaatgaataattatttggttaaaaattaattttagacacTATTTTTTGGGGGAAAATATAATGTGGATTATGTTGATTTAATTTTAGACACTATTGTTAATTAAAGAGTATGGAGGCAATTattattgttcaatttttttcttcaaagtggattttttttcttcaatttcccGAGTATAGAGTATGGAGGCAGAAACAAAATAAGATTACCTGAAATTAAATCAACATAATCCACATTATATTTTCCCAATCAATTTGAATTACTACAGGAAATGATGTGTGATTACCTGAAATTAGAAAAATCCTTAAATACATACCTTAAATTAAGCGtgattgtgtattttttttctctatgaaTATTGagtagttaataaaaaaataaatacttaaaaaaaatactattgtcATCTCTTtctttgtaattatttaaatatgtgatttcaaaaaaagttattacttatacaaaaaatatttactaatttgacaactaaaactaaaattgattttcatttcaaatgaaaaatacGGGAATAACGTGTAATTAATTTTCTTGAGCAAAATCTAAGATTAAGATGGGATGAGAGATTAATTTACTGTAGCTACACTATTATCTAACaattaaatcagaaaaaaaatctaacaatttAAAGGCATCCCTGTGACAATTAGTTAACAACCCACAATAACCAAATTAGACCAGTAAGGATCATCATTTAAAAacgttaaaattatatatacaaagaGTAGAAGTTTTACTAATAAACAaggattatatatattaataacagTACGTAACAATTAAAGACTTGATGCAATTTGGAAGCGACTAATTAATAAAGTGATGTCTGCTAGGACAGCTATAATTTTAGCAATAATTACCGTACCAACCAACATGCAGGTCTGCTTGCTTTTGATAATCCTAATGTCAGTTCCTATGGAAGAAGGGTTTTCCATCCATCTACTACTACTCTTCAGTTCATACGTTACCAATcaaaatttagttaattaattaactaactaAGCTCactcacattaattattattgttcaaACTAACACAATAGCATTCATTCATTAATTAGGGATGATAATAAGGGACCCCAGGCCAATAGGGTAGTACTGGCACTGTGTTGTAATCTTCCAAAGTGAAGGAACAGTTTCCCTCTCCAATATTattctgctgctgctgatggTGCAGTGTTCCCCGTTTGGAGCAACGCAGTGCCTCTGACGTGCTTTCCACTGTTTCTTCCCCAGAGATTTCTGTGTATCCTGTTGACACTTGTTGGGTTCTAGAAGCTTGCTCTCTCAGCATAGTCTTCAACTTCATTACCTGCACACAAGGAAAATGACCAGTTTGAAAGAATGAATGTCTACTTCACCAAAGCATCAATCGTTACGCCAATACAAGCAAAAAGAAAACAGTGTTTGAGGATTTTGAAAGCAAAAACATACATATAAAAGCAAAAACTAAGATAAAGTTTGTCTATGTGTTTGCATCTTGCAAGAGCTGCATggagagtgtgtgtgtgtgtaaataactatatatacatataggTCTCATTTTTGGACATCCCACCGAGTGAAACTACTCATGGCATTCATCATTTCTTTCTACTTCTTCCTTTTTGTCATATTATACcgtgagaaaaaaaatgcatggacACCCACAATACTATATATTCAACACCTAGtgagaaatagagaaaaaagaaaaaaaataatatgatgtgAATATGTggtagaaagaaaaagagaaataaaaaatattagaagagTGTTTAAAATAATAGGATATTCAAGTATCATTACtcatatatatcaaatttatcatTTGTCTGATACTATCGATGATATGATAACATGATAAATCAGAAGAGTGACAAATGGGTGTTTGCTCTGATCTCAAAAGTTCAAAATTTGGGATTGATATACATATTGTATGTAAAAATAATCAGTGGACAATTAGCTGAGAAAAAGTAACAGAAGACAGAGAAATACAGATATGATatgccatattttttttttggtgaagttAAAAAGCTAGAGAACTAGAAACCTCTGGGAAAGGAGATATGAGCCATATCAGCTCTTAACTTATCAACaattatatgatataataagaaagagaaatggaGAAAAATAATAGTCGTTAATTAATAGCATGTACATATATGAGTATCTATATATAATCACACTATCGTATATATTTAACCTACCTCTTCCTCGAGCTTCTGCTTTTCCTTGGATATGACATCAAATTCCTGTTTAAGTGAATCGTACAAGTGTTCAAGTTGCTTGTTCTTCCACCTTGCACGCCTGTTTTGGAACCAAACAGCAATTTGACGAGGTTGAAGCCCTAACTCCTTGGAAAGCTTCATCTTTCTATCAGGATCTAACTTGATCTCCTTCTGAAAACTATTCTCCAACGAATCTAACTGGTCACTTGTTAatcgcttcttcttctcctgGTTCCCGCAGTTCATTTTTTCCATGGGTGAACTTGTCTCTGCCAGTGCTTGTTGCTTCACTTCCATTCCTTAATTAACACATAGAGAGGGTTTAGTAAAgagttttaattttcttaaaatggaCTATGCGTTTTTAATGTTGACTAAGCTAAAATGTCAAATGGGGTTGCCAAATTTGCTTGCTTTAACAAGAAAACCTACTTTGTATCACTCCTTCAAGAAAAGCAATAATTATGGTGGGGCAATAGCTTGGGATTCAAGTTACTATTCATGTGAAAATTCACAAAAATGGACTCTGAAAGTAGTCCACAAACGTATAGGAGTTACTAAATTGCATGCCAGAAGTTAAGTGCTTCTTCAAACGGATAAGTAATAAATTAACTATGaggagtaaaagaaaaaaaaaattgaaaagaagtaACTTGATGACATTCCAGGAAAAGGGTCAATGCTTAAGAACAAGAGTAGATagtgttttgatatatatttatatttacctGGATATGGGGTGTAGTTGTAGTTGTAAAGGAAGCTCAAAGAAGAATCTGCTCGGGGAACATAACGTCTTGTGCTCCCATTCCACTCCATGTCTGGCTTTGTTTTCTTGTCTCTCTTCCCTAGCCTTCAACTCCAGCTCCAATCTTTATCTGTGTTTATATGGGCCTCTCTCGGTTGGGAAAATGCATGGACCACAAAGGCAGTAAGTGAAGAGAAGATAGAGAGAGGTCATAGGTGTCTGCAGCAAGTTTAAATAGAGCTTATGGGATTcgatttctctaaaaaaaaaaggatatacatgcatatactttaaaggaaggaaaaaaagaaaaattataaacattaactATTGAAATTATTgttgtaataaaatatatatatagagagagaggggAGGATAAGTTACTCCAACAAACACTTTAAAagagatatattttttattctcacaTTTTATTCTGTTCTAATGTTggttaaatatgagttatttattaaaaattatttgattgcaagaaaataaaagatgataatgagaatattttttttaaaactactcATACTTTGAGAATAAACCTGCCATTCAATTAATTCTTATGCATGGTAAAATTATGCACTTCTATAACAATTATCCCAAtagttatataaataatgatttCTAATGAACTGAAATAGTAAAATACTGTAAGATTAAGTATGTCGATCTTCTTATTTTTGTACAGAAAACTTAGATTAGGAAAAACACACCTTATATGTTGTTTACCaatgagaaaaattataaaaagatgaATTTAAATTACAATTAATATGAGCATAATATAAGGTTGGATCAGATGTGTCAACCTTATTGGTATGTGAGAAGATGTGATCTATTAAACCGATATAATATATGTTTTGAAGATTTTTGAATAGTTACAACTTTATGACTTTATATTTAAAGTGCACCACTACTCCTTTTAGAAGATTTGAATTAGTGTTAGAGTAAGCTAAGGAGGGAGGAGGTGGCACTACTAGAGTTGTAAAAGGGGAAAGGTTCTTCTATTCCTTCCTGTCTTTTTGGgtggaaggaaggaaggaagggAGGGTAAGAGTTGTGAATTTGGTgagcttttctttcttgttatcCATCCATCCTACTTCACTTTTGGGGCGCAACAAAGTTTTGTGTTTAATGCAGAGACCGTACACACTACACACTATGGaagaagggaagagagagaggaagcagcaaagaaaaggaaggacaaggcgTGAAAAAGGGAAGGCATATGTCAGTTGGCCCCCTAGGCAGCCTTCAACGGGGACCATATTTGATCATAGACCTATGAATCCTCTCTCTCAGTTTTGCCTTTTCCATTGTGTGCCACAATCACCCAAAACTGATGGTTTCTTctactttttctctctctcacttgTGGTCACATTTGCAAAATGGGGTAAAATGGGCTCCAAAATGGCAATTTAATAGCAACATGGGAGAACTCCTTTGGCCTCAAAAGAGGGTACTGTGAGCCCTGCCACCACTGCTGCCCTCACATGAGACAAATAAAGGAAGGCAAATAAAACAGAAACACTTAGGCTCACCTCTGTTTCTTTCAACCCTCCTCCTCTCCCTTTCACCTTAATTATAACTTTGCAGTGTCACAGAGAAGAAAGCTGAGACAATCTCACTTTCACCTCTCCTGTCTCTAGATCTATCTGTTGCTTGCATGAAATCGGGATCTGGGtttgccttttatattttttttaatttggttagATAAATATATAGTTAGTATATATGCAAACAAACACCACCGAGTGGTTGGATCAACAAGGTTTGAGGTGATTCCTGTTTAAGTATATGTTGATTTGGAGTTAGAGAATTGACTGCGAGTGCATAATTGATTTTAGATCAAATTTACATGTTTGACTTCATgtcaaaattgatttaaattaattttgagttgaaataactttcaactaatttttacgttaaattaaaaatatattagattttaCTCTTATCTTGATTGTATAatgaaaacatttaaatataaattatgtcacttcaaaattaattttaattcaaatcaattttacaaaaataatcttattcaaaattaatttttttagcacTCATCTAAACACACACTAAGTAGAGGtgttgaatttgagttttaaatatttgaatagagAATTTTGTTGTTTATAATAAGTTTATCTGGTTGGAAACATTGTCTCCCATTGAAGATATATATGTGGTGTctggaaacaaaaattaaagcaaagaaacaaacaaatattgcAATGCCATTCATCCATTCATTCATTGTGGGTGGTGTGGTGGTAGGGCAAAGTTGACAGATTGGACTGCGTGTTTGGGTGTACCTTTGCTTTGCTAGCAGAGGTTGGAGCGAGAAGGAAGGCCTTTCTTTCGGCCCCAAAATGGTGACAGAGATGGGTGAGAGACAAAGGTCATTGTAGAATCCAAGTTCCACTTTGTGCGTCTTTCCAAGTTGTTTCTCACGTCCCATGATAACAACATCACATACTTATACTAACTAGCGTGATGTCGGAAGAAACACTCATCATATATATGTGCAAATAATAAATCTTCTTCCTATCCTATCAGAATCGTGACTCGCTTATGCTTACGTGAGAACAACCAAACTAACAAGTAATTCAGTAAATCAAAGAATTTAACGCATGCATGTATATATGTAAGATTTAAATTCGATATTACAGTCCACATGTTAAGTTTGAACAATTTTGGGTCAATTAATATTGATTTacatatgtttgttatttatacaacaactcatgcaacaatttatacaaaGCAACATTCACAGCTGTGAAATCGTATAACCCTGGGTTTTCTTGGGTCTAAGTTTGCTACTTGTTTGTGTTTAGCCACCCCACCTTAGGTTCATCAGTGAACAAATAGCCTTATAGACACTCTTTTTGATAACTTTGGAATGAAAATTGAGATTAGCTCTTGGTTAAGAGTGTGAATGAAGCATTGctcttctttgattcttgagttgaacttatttgtctttatttctctCCGATTAATACgtaatttattacattttataattttctctctttctttttgttttttaattttaaaatttgttatatctATACATAAAGCATATAAATCATATATCAAAGGCACCAAAATTTGTTATAACTCttttttcttagaaaaaaaaagtctttctaCTCTCATCTACCAAATACACGTCTAATaagaaatgaaagctaaaataTATGGAAAGCTCACAGTTTCTTTAAAcagtattgattaaaaaattaggaaaagTATATAACATGATTTAACAGAAATCACCGTTAGtgtgaaaatgatgaaaatatataGTTTCGTAATGGTTAACAATTTTCTAAACTTTTGAAAATTCTACAAAGCTTGAAATGGTAAGTACAAAAGGTGACCAGTTTTTTGTCATTGGAGGTCCCCGTGGAGACTATTATTTCATTTGAGCCCGTGTTTGGGAATTTTAGTTTATCTCATGGAGATGGGGATGAGGACAAACAAAATCCCACGAAACACATTTGATAATTAATGGGGAGATCATATACACGATCTTCCCCACgcgatatttttttatatttaaaaataataaaattatatttaattatatatacatatgaatattatttttttaaaaaaataatttttataattttaaagttatgaaataattttatttcttattgtttgaaattttcaataataataataataactattattattattatttattatttattattattatcattattattattattatttcagtgTTAGGACATCATCATCACGAGGAATTGTAAGGAATGAAGAAATTATgataggagaaaaaaattagtACGAGACAAGAAATGGGGGACGGGAACGCAGGAACATTAGAGACATGAAAACATGGAGATGAGAGTGCCCCCACGTGAGTACCATTCCTTGAAGCAAATCGTCTATGGCAAGAACAATGAGTGATGAGGATcttctagtaaaaaaaatcacctcaaattaaacaaagaagaTTTACCACTTCcaatcttttgtttaagtttaGTTGAATACTCGTCAGCGATGCACACTTCTAATATAGACCAACAatgtttatattaatatttgacttaaatatgttattgtaagtcagtgttttttttatttatttttgatttatgtaagtttattttttattttattctttgtaagttaactttttttccaaattttgttcttgtaatttttttatttatttttaatctttataagtttatatatatatatttttaattttagtccctttaatattttaattttttcatttataatgttTATAAGTTCGCGCTTACAGCagagatcaaaattaaaaaaatgaaaatttataaaaattaaaaaaaaaacaaagtatcttacaaagaataaaattaaaaaacacaaacttataaagattaaaatttaaaaaaaaacttaaaatgaacaaaaattaaaaaatactaacataaataaaaaaacatacagTAACTTTTTTCCTTAGTATATATAAAATGGGTGCCAGCCATTTATACAGTTCTGCATGATTTGTTAGCTACTCTTGCTTATATAtgcttttgtaaaataaatgacATAGTTAAGGTGTGGAATTTTGACCAAGTAGAATTCTAATAATCATCAAGAGATCATATCaataaataatccaaaaaaaaaatgaacatgaaCATAAACTAACAGTGTCGTGAACATAAGTGATAGCAATTTATATCCCTTAATGAAATGATATAAGATTTTAATCCTTATTAATTcttagatataaaataaatcgtgataaaaaaaaatattcattttatgtGTGTTCACGATTTTTAATGAAGatttatcatcatttttcacATAGATAACTTCGTACtaatatcattataaaaaaatgtcaatcaATTAATAGCTTAATTAACCATGAATTCGGTCAAAAAGATATCAAACTTGTGAAAATTCTGATAGAAATACCTAGTCGAGTGAAGATAATTAAGGAAGGACTACTCCATAAATGTTCGAGTTGTAAGTAATTCTTCTGTAGCTCtatatatgccatttttgtatttgctcttttttatttattttatatattcaaagaaagaaataataaaagagtGCAAGAGATTTCAGCCCATATACAAAGGTcaagataaataaaagaagaaaaaactagttactcatatttttttaataatgcttaggtatatatatatatatatatataaggtgtGTAAAAATTTGATCCATATAGTAAATATTCAAGTGGATTTAAAGTTTAGGGTTAAGGTACTAAAAATCAAATGCCTCACGTATATAGGCCACAAGTAGAGTCAGAATTctgataataaaaacaaaaacaaaaaaaaaagtaaacaaatgcATTGGTCCTTTTATCCTGATCGATGTTCAAACGTTTCATAAAGGTCAATAGTC of the Glycine max cultivar Williams 82 chromosome 13, Glycine_max_v4.0, whole genome shotgun sequence genome contains:
- the LOC100778007 gene encoding putative homeobox-leucine zipper protein ATHB-51, coding for MEWNGSTRRYVPRADSSLSFLYNYNYTPYPGMEVKQQALAETSSPMEKMNCGNQEKKKRLTSDQLDSLENSFQKEIKLDPDRKMKLSKELGLQPRQIAVWFQNRRARWKNKQLEHLYDSLKQEFDVISKEKQKLEEEVMKLKTMLREQASRTQQVSTGYTEISGEETVESTSEALRCSKRGTLHHQQQQNNIGEGNCSFTLEDYNTVPVLPYWPGVPYYHP